The stretch of DNA CTCAAGGGTTTAGTCGAAACTGaatgaaataattgtaatataattttaacgTGAAATTGCATAAATTATTTTAGAGAAATTTTACTTAATTCCTCATTATCCAATGGTTAACTGTTTCGACTTGCACCATTTCTGCAACAAATTGTAGACAAAATTGCCTGCGTAATTTGCAAGAAACATGTGTCAATTGAAAAtagatttcttcttttaacaatgTTAATAAATCCAAATTAAACTGCGTTAATATTACCATTGTTCACATTTCAACTTGAtatcaatgcataaaatccgcaatttactaaaaaattaaagaaacaaCTGGAATTGCATTCAAGAGCTTCCAGAATTATCGGAATTATTCAAAGTTTCAAAAAATGAAAGTCTGCACACTGTACTGGATTTACACATTATTCTCATAAATATGCATCTATATTTTCCGTCACAATGGGATTGATAAAATGATttacattcaattatttttgaCTAGCAACAATGACGCGTAcaataatttacatataattatttaatacagATTAAAAATGATAGTAGTGTtcataatatttagaaaatacaATAAACATTTCCAGTGCAGCAGAAACATTTCTCCGTAGAATATCAACTTAATTTGTGAGCATCATGTTGAGCAACAAGTAAcgaaatttttgtatatttgaagAACGAATGTTGCTTTAATATCCAATGTTTAATAAGTACATTTACTGTGCAAATATTGTTATACACATGATGATCGTTGATAAACAAACTTGAGTTTACAAGAATGGAAAATTGTCTACAATTTTAAACATTTCAGTTCAAACTTGACCCGAGATTTCTGAGAATTTCCCGTTGACCATTGTTATTTTAATGCAGCTGCCACATTCGGTATTTGCATATGAAAGTGCAAGCATAAGAGACAAGTCAATCTCGACGAAAGGATCTGTGTCGGCCGAGGATAGACAGTCGaggaaaatttgaaatatcaAAAGGAACTGATTTTCGGCGGGTGGAAAAATGTGGTATATTGAAACATCAGTTTCATATTGACCTTTCAAATTTCAATTCGAACCGAACCGTTGTTACTCGAATTTTACCGTCGAAATGTCGAATTGGCTATCTGTCGGAGTCGAGTGAAACGTTCGCGTGTAATCAAACGgggaaaaaatttacaaaattcccGGTCGGCCGCGTCGAAGTACGTACGAAAATCGTGAAATATACATTTAAAAGATAAACGAAACATTGATCTCCGTTCGTGCGTTAACTATTCGAATCGATCGCAGTCGGACGCGTTCACGCGGAGCGTTCCCCATAACTTGCGAAACGGACGCGCACAATCGTTCGTCAATGTAACGAGTGAACGCGAGCTACCCTAATCCGTTTAAATGTCGTTAACCAAGTCGTAGGATCCACCGTGCGGTAGAGCCTCGGCGGAGATACTGAAGCTTTGAAATCGCATTCATTCAAAGATACGTGCGCAATGACTTGCGCTCTCGCAGTTTCCCTCCTAACACCTATTTCGCTCTCCTCCATTCCCATCCCTCTTGTTTAGTTAGAAACGTCAGTTGACACGGTGTATTAACACCGATACGTTGCCGAAATTAACCACCCTTGATTATTTATCGTGGGGGCGCCCACTCGCCGATAAAACTCCTCTTCGCGGAATCACTGTAGTCACCTTTTGGAGAACGCGTTGACGCGGTGTTCTGTTTCCTCAAGGACCTTTCTTCAcagatttttgggaatttttcagGACTAcaatggatccaaaaagtatttgtacaTTGCCCAGAAGCCGTTGTATTCGTGTATTTGCACATTTGCGAGAATATAAAATGTTAAAAGAAATAGTACAAGAATAAACCTGGGCTCTGACCTTGACTTTGACCTTCGCggtcaaaataataataaaaatttaaatgaataactcaaaaaaaaaggaaataatacaaaaatttttggTGGTTCAGTTAATTTGGGTTAATTGCGTTGGCCCCCAAACCGTGTTAGCCCGGGGCCCCAAAATGGACGGTCCGTCTGCGAAAATAGAAGTttcaaaatgagtccaggttTATTGTcgcactatttttttttttaagaaattatcactgtttaaatattaacaatttgatCCACTGTATTAACTATTATCACTCCAACTGTTGATGTCCGGCGTTGTACTCTAAATGTGCCAGTCGGGCACTCCTGTTTTCGAACGTGCTTCTTACCCATTCCGTTGAACATTGTTTTCGAAAATTCTTCGCGCTCGGCATTGTGATCCGCAATTGTTTATATGAAGAAAAGGTCAAACTCTGTTCAGTCACTTATACGCAGTCAAAAAGGCTCATGCAGCGGTGgacgaatgaaaattttttaaaacttaaaaaaaattttattttagttcATTTTTTTGAAAATCTAAAATTGGAATTTCTGTATACTAGACGGTTTTTAAAAGTTGATAACATTCACCTAATCTGGGCCATCCTCGCCACCAGATATCagatttcttttgtttattcgtTTGCTTTCACATAACGAAAAAGATTTTCTACACTAAAAATTTCAGGGTACATTATAGACTATTTGTTACAAGTACAGTAACATTTTCAAAGTGTATCAAAACTCGCAATAATTATCTATTACATTACTGTAATTATTATTAGAGTAATTAGAGTAGCTAGAGTAGGTGAATAATTGGCTTCAACTTCTTttggtaaataaataataaattcgatAAACAAACGTAAGTTGGATACgtgaaaaaaaattaatcaatAGCGAAATTTGTTTTGCTGATATTAATTGTATACAACAAATAACAACCTCGGCATAAGTGAAAGAGCTGTATGTGATCTAATAACAGTACGACGAAGATAAGTGGATAATCGATAGAATTGGCAGAATTTAACGGGGATAAAGAAAGTGGGTTGCTTTCCTACGCTCTGCGGGGAAATAGAGGAGAAAATCGCTTGGGGTCTTGGAGCTGTCACTCCTTTTTTCCACGTGAAGATTTTCAAAAAAACCCTTCCAACTCTCTCGAAAAAGGGTCAGGGCAAAAGATATAGAGTATCGTATGTATTTTTCCCATTAAAAGCGTATAACCTTCGATGTCCTCACTATCAGTTCGTTATCTGTATAATATTATAACTATCTAAGTTTAACAATAAATCAATATTGCTATTCATCTATTCAATACACTCAATGTAATTGGTTGCATAAACTTGCTAGCAACTACTATAATTAGGAGTCGAAGATATATAGTTAGTCCATTCCTAGCTCGAAGGTGATTCAAAATTACTTATGAATATTGCTCTGGTTAATATCATTTCGCAAGAAAATCGCTAAGTTCGTACATATAAAATTGTTGACTTGAGACGTAAAAGAGTTtgtaggaaaatattttttgttgcttATCTATTGCATACAATCAAAATAGTTTtcgttaattttatatttattccaATGTGTGATTCAGTTAtttatcatttataatgaaTTTATAAGGAATATTAATatcttttaaattaattttcgaaaTATGTTTTTCATATTCCcgtaattttttaatggtcTATCCCTTGAAAAACTATTTGAACGTCTAAATAAATATGGAAATCTGCTAGTGACAAGTCTGATGAACGAGGTTAACATTCAGGAACCGGCACAGGGACTTGACATTTTAGTTCTGCATAAAATGACACAATAAATTAAAGTTCATTACATTTTTCTCAACTCTCCGTGCATGATCTACATATATTTCATTACATTACTGATATTCTTATGAAGCAATGCTAGAAATGTTTATTCTTTTCCTTTTCAAAGCAATAGAATTTATACACTATCCGCAATTACTGTAAATGTTCCAAAAAAATAAGTTGACATTGTTATGCCGTAAGAATTAATATAGTAATACCGCAATATGTGCGGTgtaacagtaataataattaataaagaaaaagaattaacaacaaaagaaagaaagtcAATATATCAATCGTTTAAACAGGGATTTCCCCTAAAAAGTAAGTCAGTGCCATCTATCGAAGATTCGTGCGTACCACATGCTCTGTTGAAGTTTGCATATTTTGTTTTCGCCTGACTCTGTTTACCGCAACCAGAAATTTcacaaaaatgaaattaaaaaagaaatcgaaCGCAGTAAGAGTTCCACCTCTAAAGAAACCTATAAAAGTCAAACGCAAATCATCGGATGTCGAAGGGGAATCAACTGTATCGAAAGCGTTAAAGAAtgttaaaaaagttttggaGGTTAGTTATCACGTGTACAAGTATAACCTGTAAGTACATTACGAAATTTGACGAAAACTGTATTTAATTCGACAGGACAAAACTGCAAACTCGACGAAAAAGGTATCAACATTGCGAGTTAAAACACGTAGCCGTAAACCaacaaagaaaataataaaaacaaaaacagaGAATACAAGAGGTATTGTATACGTGGGTCACATTCCTCATGGCTTTTATGAAGAGCAAATGAAAGATTATTTTACGCAATTTGGAAAAGTAACCAGAGTGCGAGTTTCTAGGTCGAAAAATGTaagtacattttaaaaattttgtaaaaaaactttattgagTATATTTACTTTATTACTAATAATATCTTTGAAAATCtccataaaataaatttactaaCGTCGATAGATTTACACAATTATGTCCAATAGTTTAAAGCCACTTTCGAGGACTAATGTAGAAGTGctaaaaattggaatttttgtATTCTAGACTGGTAAAAGTCGTGGTTATGGATACGTTGAATTCGAACATTCAGATGTAGCAAAAATAGCTGCGGATACGATGAATAATTATCTAATGTGTGGTAGATTACTGAAAGGTATAGTATGAAGATTTACCTAGCATTCTATATAAATAAGTATTACTTCATTTATGGTAAATCaaagtcaaataaaattttatattgtttagcTACATATATTCCACCAGAGAAGCAACATAAACGCTTCTTTGCTGGAACTCCATGGTCAAGGGAGGTCTATCCAAAACTAATAAATAGAAATGCcacaaatagattaagaaatacaaGTACGAAGAAACAGAAAAGTTTTGTGCAGAGTACACAAGCCAAATTGTCTGCTCTAGAACATAAATTGAAAGACATGGGCATTGATCTCACATTTGTACCAAGTGACGTGAAGGCATAACAATCGCCTACATACCTTTAATGTTAATAGTACATAATTACAGCGCAGAATTTGAACTTAAGTATTATAGACACATTAAATGTAATCTTCTTGTATAAAATACTATTTACAGTGATACAGTAGTATAAGCTTTcccaaatttgaataaaaatagtTGGTCAGGAAACCACTTTTTCTTGATTATTTCCTGCACCACCTTTCGTCCTCTTCCATTTCATTCGTCTATTTTGGAACCAAACCTTCACCTAAAAAATACATAATTATATAAAACAAGAATCAATTATACTTTTGCGTCTCTGGAATGTAAATCCTGATAAAACAAATGTAAActgacaaggagaggccacgtccttcgggtcaccgattcggttgaaactttgcacacttatagatctcgttctcctctttacgaatatataccattataggggcagatacccaatacttttcgagatattgatgattgaagtttcattatttcccatgtaatgccgtattttttgtagcctacaacaagagtcgatgtggcgcaacggtagcgtgccatgtttcagccggacgaccagggttcaaatcctgccgactaacgcatttttttttaatttcattatgttttatcattgcatatttatattattaatttcaaacgattacatttcacgcataaaattgcattttgaataacaaataacatgtatttcgtatttcataattccatttaaattatataatcaacacggatcagacaggatgtcagtatcaatcaacgttcgaaaggacaataacatataagggagtaaagaccgcacttgtttaaaaaaaggtagatgaacttatgtcacatcacacaaacgtaatagtaacttgttcgaaatccggaaagttgacacaagatatttataaagagttCTTAaagtttaatatatatatttaatatataaattactattactatttaattactattaattattattcaatatatgacaatagtaaataatcctgttgttagtaaataaatacatgttatttgtaattcaaaatgcaattttatgcgtgaaatttaatcgtttgaaattaattttatgataaaacataatgaaattaaaaaaaaaatgcgttagtcgacaggatttgaactctggtcgtccggctgaaaatttggcacgctaccgtgcgccaaaccgaatcttgtaggctagaaaaaatacggcattacatgggaaataatgaaacttcaatcatcaatatctcgaaaagtattgggtatctgcccctataatggtatatattcgtaaataggagaacgagatctataagtgtgcaaagtttcaaccgaatcggtaacccgaaggacgtggcctctccttgtgaaTGATTAATTTAGGGGTATTCTCGTATTGATTCACCTGACGCTCTGTTAAATCCAACGCCACGGCTATTTCATAACGGCGTAATCGTGTCAGATAATTGCTGTGCGCGAATTCATACTCCAGATGCTGAATCTGTTGTTTCGTAAATGCGGTCCTCTCCTTTCGAGGTTTCTCATTGGTTAATCTTTTCCCTGCTTCtgaaattaaacaatttctttcttaGCTGCTTAACatcttattttttaattaaataaatataacatACACCTGAATCTCTTTTTACACGGCTACTTTTGATACCGTTAAAGCATTTTACTTTCTTGTACATATGGTTTTTTAATAGTTCTCGTACACTATTTTTAAAAGTTTCTTATACATGGCTTTCAACTGTAAAAACTGTGTAAAAAGAGATACTATATTTAAAACAGTTTAAATATAACTGTTTAAAACCAATTGAAAAACATTTGCATAAGTGTGATAAGCATGCATTTACAAGTGCATCATCGTCAACACGTTCACCGGATCAGACGCCATTAGACTTTTTTCTTTGGGGAAAGCCAAGAGCCGCCATTTACCAGTGGGAGTCTATCACTCTAAAAGGAATGATGAATCATAATCTGACGTTTATATTGGTATCACAAT from Halictus rubicundus isolate RS-2024b chromosome 8, iyHalRubi1_principal, whole genome shotgun sequence encodes:
- the LOC143356731 gene encoding MKI67 FHA domain-interacting nucleolar phosphoprotein-like, which encodes MKLKKKSNAVRVPPLKKPIKVKRKSSDVEGESTVSKALKNVKKVLEDKTANSTKKVSTLRVKTRSRKPTKKIIKTKTENTRGIVYVGHIPHGFYEEQMKDYFTQFGKVTRVRVSRSKNTGKSRGYGYVEFEHSDVAKIAADTMNNYLMCGRLLKATYIPPEKQHKRFFAGTPWSREVYPKLINRNATNRLRNTSTKKQKSFVQSTQAKLSALEHKLKDMGIDLTFVPSDVKA